A single region of the Brassica rapa cultivar Chiifu-401-42 chromosome A03, CAAS_Brap_v3.01, whole genome shotgun sequence genome encodes:
- the LOC103856155 gene encoding UDP-arabinopyranose mutase 2, which produces MVDPANTVGIPVNPTPLLKDELDIVIPTIRNLDFLEMWRPFLQPYHLIIVQDGDPTKKIHVPEGYDYELYNRNDINRILGPKASCISFKDSACRCFGYMVSKKKYIFTIDDDCFVAKDPSGKAVNALEQHIKNLLCPSTPLFFNTLYDPYREGADFVRGYPFSLREGVSTAVSHGLWLNIPDYDAPTQLVKPKERNTRYVDAVMTIPKGTLFPMCGMNLAFDRDLIGPAMYFGLMGDGQPIGRYDDMWAGWCIKVICDHLGLGVKTGLPYIYHSKASNPFVNLKKEYKGIFWQEDIIPFFQNVKLSKEATTVQQCYIELSKMVKEKLSPLDPYFDKLADAMVTWIEAWDELNPPAAAAANGKA; this is translated from the exons ATGGTTGACCCGGCGAATACCGTGGGAATCCCGGTGAACCCGACGCCGTTGCTGAAAGACGAGCTCGACATCGTGATCCCGACCATCAGAAACCTCGACTTCCTCGAGATGTGGAGACCGTTTCTTCAGCCGTACCATCTGATCATCGTCCAGGACGGAGATCCCACGAAGAAGATTCACGTCCCCGAAGGTTACGACTACGAGCTGTACAACAGGAACGACATTAACAGGATCCTCGGTCCGAAAGCTTCGTGCATTTCGTTCAAGGACTCGGCTTGTCGGTGCTTTGGGTACATGGTGTCTAAGAAGAAGTATATCTTCACCATTGATGACGATTGCTTC GTTGCTAAGGATCCATCAGGGAAAGCAGTGAACGCTCTTGAGCAACACATCAAGAATCTTCTCTGTCCATCAACTCCATTGTTCTTCAACACCTTGTATGATCCTTACCGTGAAGGAGCTGATTTTGTCCGTGGATACCCTTTCAGTCTACGTGAAGGTGTTTCCACTGCTGTTTCCCATGGTCTCTGGCTCAACATCCCTGATTACGATGCCCCTACCCAACTCGTCAAGCCTAAGGAGAGGAACACTAG GTATGTGGATGCTGTGATGACCATCCCAAAGGGAACACTTTTCCCAATGTGTGGTATGAACTTGGCTTTCGACCGTGATTTGATTGGACCAGCTATGTACTTTGGTCTCATGGGTGATGGTCAGCCTATTGGTCGCTACGACGATATGTGGGCTGGTTGGTGCATCAAG GTGATCTGTGACCACTTGGGCTTGGGAGTGAAGACTGGTTTGCCATACATATACCACAGCAAAGCGAGCAACCCGTTTGTGAACCTGAAGAAGGAATACAAGGGAATCTTCTGGCAGGAGGACATCATTCCTTTCTTCCAGAACGTGAAGCTGTCTAAGGAAGCAACCACTGTTCAACAATGCTACATTGAGCTCTCAAAGATGGTGAAGGAGAAGCTGAGCCCCTTAGATCCATACTTTGACAAGCTTGCAGACGCCATGGTCACATGGATTGAAGCTTGGGATGAGCTTAACCCACCAGCTGCTGCAGCAGCCAATGGCAAAGCTTGA
- the LOC103856152 gene encoding COBRA-like protein 4 translates to MRLLFCFCFFFMIIFNASAYDPLDPNGNITIKWDIMSWTADGYVATVTMNNFQIYRHIQSPGWTLGWAWAKKEVIWSMVGAQATEQGDCSKFKGNVPHCCKKTPTVVDLLPGVPYNQQISNCCKGGVVGAWGQDPSSAVSQFQVSVGLAGTTNKTVKLPKNFTLLGPGPGYTCGPAKIVPSTVFLTTDKRRKTQALMTWNVTCTYSQFLARKHPSCCVSFSSFYNDTITPCPSCACGCENKRSCVKADSKILTKKGLNTPRKDNAPLLQCTHHMCPIRVHWHVKTNYKDYWRVKIAITNFNYRMNHTLWTLAVQHPNLNNVTQVFSFDYKSVAPYGSINDTGMFFGTKFYNDLLMEAGPSGNVQSEVLLQKDQKTFTFKQGWAFPRKVYFNGDECMLPSPDSYPFLPNSARGSLASLSTLSFTILVLVFISVW, encoded by the exons ATGAGGCTCCTCTTctgcttctgcttcttcttcatgATCATCTTCAACGCAT CTGCTTATGATCCATTGGATCCTAATgggaacataacaatcaaatgGGACATCATGTCCTGGACAGCAGATGGTTATGTG GCTACGGTAACTATGAACAACTTCCAAATCTACCGGCACATACAATCCCCCGGTTGGACACTAGGCTGGGCATGGGCAAAGAAAGAAGTGATCTGGTCAATGGTTGGTGCACAAGCAACAGAACAAGGAGACTGTTCCAAGTTCAAAGGAAACGTACCTCACTGCTGTAAGAAAACACCGACCGTCGTTGATCTCTTGCCAGGTGTCCCTTACAATCAACAGATCTCAAACTGCTGCAAAGGCGGTGTAGTTGGGGCTTGGGGTCAAGATCCTTCATCCGCTGTGTCACAGTTTCAGGTTAGCGTTGGTTTGGCTGGAACCACAAACAAGACTGTCAAGCTCCCTAAGAACTTCACGTTGCTTGGTCCTGGACCTGGTTACACTTGCGGTCCTGCCAAAATCGTGCCGTCTACTGTTTTTCTCACTACTGACAAAAGGAGGAAAACACAAGCTTTGA TGACATGGAATGTGACCTGCACATACTCACAGTTTCTAGCGAGAAAGCATCCAAGTTGTTGCGTCTCCTTCTCATCTTTCTACAACGACACCATAACTCCTTGCCCTTCTTGTGCTTGTGGCTGCGAGAACAAAAGGAGCTGCGTCAA GGCTGATTCTAAGATTCTAACCAAGAAAGGACTCAACACACCGAGAAAAGACAACGCACCATTGCTACAATGCACACACCACATGTGCCCGATTAGAGTTCACTGGCACGTTAAAACTAACTACAAAGACTATTGGCGCGTGAAGATAGCTATAACAAACTTTAACTACCGGATGAATCATACGCTATGGACTCTAGCAGTTCAGCACCCGAATCTCAACAACGTGACTCAAGTTTTCAGCTTTGATTACAAATCAGTTGCTCCTTATGGATCCATAA ATGATACTGGAATGTTCTTTGGAACGAAGTTTTATAATGATCTTTTGATGGAAGCTGGACCTTCAGGGAATGTTCAATCAGAGGTTTTGCTACAGAAAGATCAAAAGACTTTCACTTTCAAGCAAGGTTGGGCTTTTCCGAGGAAAGTTTACTTTAATGGAGATGAATGTATGTTGCCTTCACCAGATTCGTACCCTTTTCTACCAAACTCTGCACGAGGAAGCTTGGCTTCTCTCTCGACGCTATCATTCACTATTCTTGTTCTTGTGTTCATCTCCGTTTGGTGA
- the LOC117132723 gene encoding F-box protein At4g22390 isoform X1, whose protein sequence is MANMPMDIVNDVFLRLPATTLVRCRLLSKPCFSLIDSPDFIASHLKRVLETEEHLMIILRSPRLLRTVYLDAPDKISDVDHPLQAGGFTEVFGSVNGVIGLTNSPVDLAIFNPSSRKIHRLPIEPIDFPEHYISRENVFYGLGYDSVSDDYKVVRMVQSTHKGHGESFGRAFEIKVFSLKSNKWKRIHLLFDVQILFTKVYYRLLYRRGNGVLASNRLHWILPRSRGYIAWNTVIRFDLASDDLGILRYPLELLHEDGMGIGVLDGCLCLMCYSESSHVGVWILREYRGKWSKFISVPKPETAVSFEFVRPLIYSKDRSKILLEINNGKLFWFDLASKSFETLEIKGCEGLPCNMEIVVSSLVLGCKGDPRRAQEKKMGNKSLRGDGFLSKGFKLKL, encoded by the exons ATGGCGAATATGCCAATGGATATCGTCAACGATGTATTCCTTCGTCTGCCTGCTACTACACTGGTCCGATGCCGCCTCCTCTCGAAGCCTTGCTTCTCTCTTATCGACAGTCCCGACTTCATCGCCTCGCATCTCAAACGCGTTCTCGAAACCGAAGAGCACCTCATGATCATACTGCGATCGCCTCGCCTTCTACGTACGGTGTACCTCGACGCACCGGATAAAATCTCAGACGTCGATCATCCTCTGCAAGCCGGTGGTTTCACGGaggttttcggttcggttaacGGCGTGATCGGTTTAACAAACTCTCCGGTTGATTTAGCGATTTTCAATCCGTCGTCTCGCAAAATCCACCGCTTACCGATTGAGCCTATCGATTTCCCTGAGCATTACATCTCTCGCGAGAATGTGTTTTACGGATTAGGCTACGATTCGGTGAGCGATGATTACAAAGTTGTGAGGATGGTTCAGTCTACGCATAAAGGCCATGGAGAAAGCTTTGGTCGCGCTTTTGAAATCAAAGTTTTCAGCTTGAAAAGTAATAAATGGAAGAGAATCCATCTTCTATTTGACGTTCAGATTCTTTTCACAAAAGTATATTACCGTTTGCTTTACCGCCGCGGAAATGGTGTTCTTGCTAGCAACAGGCTTCACTGGATTCTACCTCGAAGTCGAGGATATATAGCCTGGAACACCGTGATCAGATTTGATCTCGCCTCTGACGATCTTGGAATCCTCAGGTACCCACTGGAGCTTCTCCATGAAGATGGTATGGGCATAGGTGTGTTAGATGGCTGCCTTTGCTTGATGTGTTACAGCGAGTCTAGCCATGTGGGTGTTTGGATTTTGAGGGAATATCGAGGGAAATGGTCTAAGTTCATTTCGGTGCCGAAACCTGAGACTGCGGTTTCGTTTGAGTTTGTGAGGCCTTTGATCTATTCTAAGGACAGGAGCAAGATTTTGCTGGAGATAAACAATGGGAAGctcttttggtttgatttggcGAGTAAGAGTTTTGAGACGCTTGAAATAAAGGGCTGTGAGGGTCTTCCATGTAACATGGAAATTGTTGTGAGTAGCCTTGTTTTGGGATGTAAAGGTGATCCTCGCAGAGCTCAAGAGAAGAAGATGGGTAACAAAAG TCTCAGGGGGGATGGTTTTCTGTCCAAGGGATTCAAGCTCAAGTTATGA
- the LOC117132723 gene encoding F-box protein At4g22390 isoform X2, producing the protein MANMPMDIVNDVFLRLPATTLVRCRLLSKPCFSLIDSPDFIASHLKRVLETEEHLMIILRSPRLLRTVYLDAPDKISDVDHPLQAGGFTEVFGSVNGVIGLTNSPVDLAIFNPSSRKIHRLPIEPIDFPEHYISRENVFYGLGYDSVSDDYKVVRMVQSTHKGHGESFGRAFEIKVFSLKSNKWKRIHLLFDVQILFTKVYYRLLYRRGNGVLASNRLHWILPRSRGYIAWNTVIRFDLASDDLGILRYPLELLHEDGMGIGVLDGCLCLMCYSESSHVGVWILREYRGKWSKFISVPKPETAVSFEFVRPLIYSKDRSKILLEINNGKLFWFDLASKSFETLEIKGCEGLPCNMEIVVSSLVLGCKGDPRRAQEKKMGNKRGDGFLSKGFKLKL; encoded by the exons ATGGCGAATATGCCAATGGATATCGTCAACGATGTATTCCTTCGTCTGCCTGCTACTACACTGGTCCGATGCCGCCTCCTCTCGAAGCCTTGCTTCTCTCTTATCGACAGTCCCGACTTCATCGCCTCGCATCTCAAACGCGTTCTCGAAACCGAAGAGCACCTCATGATCATACTGCGATCGCCTCGCCTTCTACGTACGGTGTACCTCGACGCACCGGATAAAATCTCAGACGTCGATCATCCTCTGCAAGCCGGTGGTTTCACGGaggttttcggttcggttaacGGCGTGATCGGTTTAACAAACTCTCCGGTTGATTTAGCGATTTTCAATCCGTCGTCTCGCAAAATCCACCGCTTACCGATTGAGCCTATCGATTTCCCTGAGCATTACATCTCTCGCGAGAATGTGTTTTACGGATTAGGCTACGATTCGGTGAGCGATGATTACAAAGTTGTGAGGATGGTTCAGTCTACGCATAAAGGCCATGGAGAAAGCTTTGGTCGCGCTTTTGAAATCAAAGTTTTCAGCTTGAAAAGTAATAAATGGAAGAGAATCCATCTTCTATTTGACGTTCAGATTCTTTTCACAAAAGTATATTACCGTTTGCTTTACCGCCGCGGAAATGGTGTTCTTGCTAGCAACAGGCTTCACTGGATTCTACCTCGAAGTCGAGGATATATAGCCTGGAACACCGTGATCAGATTTGATCTCGCCTCTGACGATCTTGGAATCCTCAGGTACCCACTGGAGCTTCTCCATGAAGATGGTATGGGCATAGGTGTGTTAGATGGCTGCCTTTGCTTGATGTGTTACAGCGAGTCTAGCCATGTGGGTGTTTGGATTTTGAGGGAATATCGAGGGAAATGGTCTAAGTTCATTTCGGTGCCGAAACCTGAGACTGCGGTTTCGTTTGAGTTTGTGAGGCCTTTGATCTATTCTAAGGACAGGAGCAAGATTTTGCTGGAGATAAACAATGGGAAGctcttttggtttgatttggcGAGTAAGAGTTTTGAGACGCTTGAAATAAAGGGCTGTGAGGGTCTTCCATGTAACATGGAAATTGTTGTGAGTAGCCTTGTTTTGGGATGTAAAGGTGATCCTCGCAGAGCTCAAGAGAAGAAGATGGGTAACAAAAG GGGGGATGGTTTTCTGTCCAAGGGATTCAAGCTCAAGTTATGA
- the LOC103856153 gene encoding solute carrier family 25 member 44 yields the protein MNTPPSSRVASFGQTEINWDKLDKRRFYVNGAGLFTGVTVALYPVSVVKTRLQVASKDIAEKSAFSVVKGILKNDGVPGLYRGFGTVITGAVPARIIFLTALETTKISAFKLVAPLELSEPTQAAIANGIAGMTASLFSQAVFVPIDVVSQKLMVQGYSGHTKYTGGIDVATKIIKSYGVRGLYRGFGLSVMTYSPSSAAWWASYGSSQRVIWRLLGYGNDSKATAAPSQSKIVLVQALGGIIAGATASSITTPLDTIKTRLQVMGHQENRPSAKKVVKDLIAQDGWKGFYRGLGPRFFSMSAWGTSMILTYEYLKRLCAIED from the exons ATGAACACGCCGCCGAGCTCTCGCGTCGCATCGTTTGGTCAGACGGAGATTAACTGGGACAA gctAGACAAAAGGAGGTTTTACGTTAATGGAGCTGGACTCTTCACTGGCGTCACAGTAGCTCTCTACCCTGTCTCCGTCGTCAAAACACGCCTTCAAGTCGCTTCCAAAGACATCGCTGAGAAAAGCGCCTTCTCTGTGGTTAAAGGCATTCTCAAAAACGACGGCGTTCCTGGTCTCTACCGAGGCTTCGGCACTGTGATCACAGGCGCTGTGCCAGCGAGGATCATATTCCTAACTGCATTGGAGACTACAAAGATCTCTGCTTTTAAGTTGGTTGCGCCTTTGGAGCTGAGCGAGCCTACGCAAGCTGCTATTGCTAACGGCATTGCTGGGATGACGGCTTCTCTTTTCTCACAGGCCGTGTTTGTCCCTATTGATGTT GTTAGCCAAAAGTTGATGGTGCAGGGGTACTCAGGTCATACTAAGTACACTGGTGGTATTGATGTCGCCACGAAGATCATCAAGTCGTATGGCGTAAGGGGATTATACAGGGGGTTTGGTCTGTCTGTTATGACGTATTCTCCTTCAAGTGCTGCTTGGTGGGCTAGCTATGGATCAAGTCAGCGTGTTATCTGGAG ACTCTTAGGCTATGGTAATGACTCGAAGGCTACTGCTGCTCCTAGTCAGTCAAAAATTGTACTCGTCCAGGCTTTGGGAGGTATTATCGCCGGTGCAACAGCGTCCTCGATCACGACACCATTGGATACAATCAAAACTCGGCTGCAG GTGATGGGACACCAAGAGAATAGACCATCAGCTAAAAAAGTGGTGAAGGATCTGATAGCGCAAGATGGGTGGAAAGGGTTCTATAGGGGTTTAGGTCCAAGATTCTTCAGCATGTCCGCTTGGGGAACCTCGATGATATTGACTTACGAATACCTAA AGCGTCTGTGTGCAATAGAAGATTAG
- the LOC103856148 gene encoding F-box protein At4g22390, with translation MANMPMDIVTDVFLRLPASMLVRCRVLSKPCFSLIDSPDFVASHLKRTLETEEHLMILLQSDRLLRTVYLDAPDKLSDVENPLPTGGFTEVFGSVNGLIGLTNSPVDLSIFNPSTRKIHRLPFEPIDFPQHSITRQYVFYGLGHDSVSDDYKVVRMVQCKHKDGAGGYPYEIKVFSLKSNKWKRIHLRFEVQNLLVRFYYNLTYRSGNGVLASNSFHWILPRSEGYIEFNTVIRFDLSSDDLGVLSFPEELYHEDYMDIGVLDGCLCLMCYCDFSHVDVWILSEYGGKWSKFITVPTSKTVVSLEFVRPLVYSKDRSKILLEINNGKLFWFDLGSKSFEMLVIKGYDEDRPWNVEIVVSSLVLGCKGDPRRAREKKMMQKVNKRRDDFLSKGFKLKL, from the exons ATGGCGAATATGCCGATGGATATCGTCACCGACGTCTTCCTCCGTCTCCCCGCTTCTATGCTGGTCCGATGCCGCGTCCTCTCGAAGCCTTGCTTCTCTCTCATCGACAGTCCCGACTTCGTCGCATCGCATCTCAAACGCACGCTCGAAACCGAAGAGCACCTCATGATCTTGCTGCAATCCGATCGCCTTTTACGTACGGTGTACCTCGACGCACCGGATAAACTCTCCGACGTTGAGAATCCTTTGCCAACCGGTGGTTTCACGGaggttttcggttcggttaacGGTTTGATCGGTTTAACCAACTCTCCTGTTGATTTATCGATTTTCAATCCATCGACTCGCAAAATCCACCGCTTACCGTTCGAGCCTATCGATTTCCCTCAACATTCCATCACTCGGCAGTATGTGTTTTACGGATTAGGTCACGATTCGGTGAGTGATGATTACAAAGTCGTGAGGATGGTTCAGTGTAAGCATAAAGATGGTGCTGGAGGTTATCCTTACGAAATCAAAGTTTTCAGCTTAAAGAGTAACAAATGGAAGAGAATCCATCTTCGCTTTGAGGTTCAGAATCTCCTCGTCCGCTTCTATTACAATCTAACGTATCGTAGTGGGAATGGTGTTCTTGCTAGCAACAGTTTTCACTGGATTCTACCTCGAAGTGAAGGATATATCGAATTCAACACTGTCATCAGATTTGATCTTTCCTCTGACGATCTTGGTGTCCTTAGCTTCCCAGAGGAGCTTTACCATGAAGATTATATGGATATAGGTGTGTTAGATGGCTGCCTTTGCTTGATGTGTTACTGCGATTTTAGCCATGTGGATGTTTGGATTCTGAGTGAGTATGGAGGAAAGTGGAGTAAGTTCATTACGGTGCCGACATCGAAGACTGTGGTTTCGTTAGAGTTTGTGAGACCTTTGGTCTACTCTAAGGACAGGAGCAAGATTTTGCTGGAGATAAACAATGGGAAGctcttttggtttgatttgggGAGTAAGAGTTTTGAAATGCTTGTGATAAAGGGTTATGATGAGGATCGTCCATGGAACGTAGAAATTGTTGTGAGTAGCCTTGTTTTGGGATGTAAAGGTGATCCTCGCAGAGCTCGAGAAAAGAAAATGATGCAGAAGGTCAACAAAAG GAGGGATGATTTTCTGTCCAAGGGATTCAAACTCAAGTTATAA
- the LOC103856149 gene encoding F-box protein At4g22390, with protein sequence MANLPMDIVNDVFLRLPATTLVRCRVLSKPCFSLIDSPDFVASHLKRTLETEEHLMILLRSPRLLRTVYLDAPDKISDVEHPLQTDGSTEVFGSVNGLVGLTNSPVDLALFNPSTRKIHRLPIEPIDFTEHSISRENVFYGLGYDSVSDDYKVVRMVQSKDRGIERFGYPFEVKVFSLKRNRWKRIREVQILFIHFYYRFLYPSGNGVLAGNSLHWILPRRQGLIAGNRIIRFDLASDDLGVLSFPQELYFEDNMEMGVLDGCLCFMCYSMFSHVEVWILREYQGKWSKFITVESYNFIRPLIYSKDRSKILMEINGEKLVWYDLASKSFETFVIKGCEGLQCSAEIVVSSLVLGCKGDPHRAREKKMLQKGSKRRDECLSKGFKLKL encoded by the exons ATGGCGAATCTTCCGATGGATATCGTCAACGACGTCTTCCTCCGCCTCCCAGCTACTACGCTGGTCCGATGTCGCGTCCTCTCGAAGCCTTGCTTCTCTCTCATCGACAGTCCTGACTTCGTTGCCTCGCATCTCAAACGCACGCTCGAAACCGAAGAGCACCTCATGATCCTACTCCGATCCCCTCGTCTTCTACGTACGGTGTACCTCGACGCACCGGATAAAATCTCAGACGTTGAGCATCCTCTGCAAACCGATGGCTCCACAGaggtttttggttcggttaaCGGCTTAGTTGGTTTAACGAACTCTCCTGTTGACTTAGCTCTTTTCAATCCATCAACTCGGAAGATCCACCGCTTACCGATTGAGCCTATTGATTTCACTGAGCATTCCATCTCTCGCGAGAATGTGTTTTACGGATTAGGTTACGATTCCGTGAGCGACGATTACAAAGTTGTGAGGATGGTTCAGTCTAAGGATAGAGGTATTGAAAGATTTGGCTATCCTTTCGAAGTCAAAGTTTTCAGCTTAAAAAGGAACAGATGGAAGAGAATCCGTGAGGTTCAGATTCTTTTCATTCACTTCTATTACCGTTTTCTGTATCCTAGTGGAAATGGTGTTCTTGCTGGCAACAGTCTTCACTGGATTTTGCCTCGGCGTCAAGGACTTATCGCCGGCAACAGGATAATCAGATTTGATCTTGCGTCTGATGATCTTGGAGTCCTCAGTTTTCCACAGGAGCTTTACTTTGAAGATAATATGGAGATGGGTGTGTTAGATGGCTGCCTTTGCTTCATGTGTTACAGCATGTTTAGCCATGTGGAGGTTTGGATTTTGAGGGAGTATCAAGGAAAATGGTCTAAGTTCATTACTGTGGAGTCGTATAACTTTATCAGACCTCTGATCTATTCTAAGGACAGGAGCAAGATTTTGATGGAGATAAACGGTGAGAAGCTGGTGTGGTATGATTTGGCTAGTAAGAGTTTTGAAACGTTTGTGATAAAGGGTTGTGAGGGTCTTCAATGTAGCGCAGAAATTGTTGTGAGTAGCCTTGTTTTGGGATGTAAAGGTGATCCTCACAGAGCTCGAGAAAAGAAAATGTTGCAGAAGGGTAGCAAAAG GAGAGATGAATGTCTGTCCAAGGGATTCAAGCTGAAGTTATGA